From a single Nostoc edaphicum CCNP1411 genomic region:
- a CDS encoding putative PEP-binding protein, producing the protein MDKLYWLDQIKLQDRAKVGDKAFYLSKIIQRGYPVVPGFVVSAEILRQFLENLNSSESLVADLPHSSLHLDVTNWRQLQQVASRLRQEILTATVPQEWVSTIFQAAREWQTGCLILRPTLAVSTANPGMKNISGLLESVFCECEPEAIAFALKRTWSQIFRARSLLYWQHSGINLQQINLAVLVQPVENAIASGLLTANPSGWEIEATWGLGIAIAQGEVQPDIYYIQPETGVVLEQQLGNKMLAYGVDNATPRAFSQPVPNSVLTTDHTCLSTYLLQEAQQKQYSLQEQYLQQIIALGTQLVSELGKTFTIKWTIGGHNTSGKLYITQVSPPQSVIPHLHFIRGLGAAGGRVVATALVIINPQHKPEQLPKGVILVVPTITPDWLPLLQQVAGIITEQGGLTSHAAILARELGITAVVNATSATTLIQTGERLLLDGDRGEVYRIKGDSKEEMEKGREENLLSPHHPKPKAPHPAVTFPLPMIVTQLLVNLSQSTLVEQVQSLPVDGVGLLRSELMVLNILNGQHPNSWILSGRQAELLELWSEQIMQFARAFAPRPIFYRSLDWRSQDLPSLSDNLESSPQSMLGERGTFSYLRNPAVFELELQALASVQQAGYSNVNLLLPFVRTVEEFVFCRRKVEQAFLTEVAQFQLWMMAEVPSVLFLLPEYVKAGVAGISIGTNDLTQLLLGVDREQGQLAKVFNERHPAVMSAIAQLIQMAQTAGIPCSICGQAPALYPEIIDKLVEWGITSISVEPEAVERTYQAIARAEQRLILAAARRKLY; encoded by the coding sequence GTGGATAAACTCTACTGGCTAGACCAAATTAAACTACAAGACCGCGCCAAGGTAGGTGACAAAGCGTTTTACTTGAGCAAAATTATCCAGCGTGGCTATCCGGTAGTGCCTGGTTTTGTGGTTTCAGCGGAAATTTTACGACAATTTCTCGAAAATCTCAATAGTTCAGAGTCATTAGTGGCTGACTTACCCCATTCTTCATTACACCTGGATGTCACTAATTGGCGTCAACTTCAGCAGGTGGCTAGTCGCTTGCGCCAAGAAATTCTCACTGCGACTGTCCCACAGGAGTGGGTGAGTACAATTTTCCAAGCAGCTAGAGAATGGCAAACTGGCTGTTTGATTCTTCGACCGACTTTAGCAGTATCAACTGCTAACCCAGGGATGAAGAATATATCGGGTTTGCTGGAGTCGGTATTTTGTGAGTGCGAACCCGAAGCGATCGCTTTTGCCCTAAAGCGTACCTGGAGCCAGATATTTCGGGCGAGAAGTTTATTATATTGGCAGCATTCAGGAATTAATCTGCAACAAATTAATCTCGCCGTTTTGGTGCAACCTGTTGAGAATGCGATCGCCAGTGGCTTGCTCACAGCAAACCCTTCTGGGTGGGAAATTGAGGCTACTTGGGGATTAGGAATTGCGATCGCTCAAGGTGAAGTCCAGCCAGATATCTACTACATTCAACCGGAAACTGGGGTTGTGCTTGAGCAACAACTGGGCAATAAAATGCTGGCTTATGGTGTTGATAATGCAACACCTAGAGCTTTTTCGCAACCCGTGCCGAACTCAGTGCTAACAACAGATCACACTTGTCTGAGTACCTATCTACTTCAGGAAGCGCAACAAAAACAGTACTCTTTACAAGAACAATACTTACAACAAATAATTGCTCTAGGAACTCAACTGGTGAGTGAACTGGGTAAAACCTTCACCATTAAATGGACTATCGGTGGGCACAATACATCTGGCAAACTCTACATCACACAAGTTAGTCCTCCCCAATCTGTAATTCCCCACTTACACTTCATTCGGGGACTAGGAGCAGCCGGGGGACGTGTTGTGGCAACTGCCCTGGTAATTATTAATCCACAACATAAACCCGAACAACTACCCAAGGGAGTGATTTTAGTAGTACCAACAATTACACCTGATTGGTTGCCATTACTGCAACAAGTTGCTGGTATTATCACAGAACAAGGGGGATTAACCAGCCATGCTGCAATTCTGGCGAGAGAATTAGGTATCACAGCAGTAGTAAACGCCACATCTGCCACCACTTTAATTCAAACTGGCGAACGACTGCTACTTGATGGCGACAGAGGAGAAGTTTATCGGATCAAAGGAGATTCAAAGGAGGAGATGGAGAAAGGAAGAGAAGAAAATCTTCTTTCCCCCCATCACCCCAAGCCAAAAGCCCCCCATCCTGCTGTTACGTTTCCTCTACCTATGATTGTTACCCAACTGCTGGTTAATTTAAGTCAGTCCACTTTAGTAGAACAAGTGCAAAGCTTGCCTGTGGATGGGGTGGGATTGTTACGCTCAGAATTGATGGTACTAAATATATTAAACGGGCAACATCCTAATAGTTGGATTTTAAGCGGGCGTCAGGCAGAATTATTAGAACTATGGTCTGAGCAGATTATGCAGTTTGCCCGTGCTTTTGCACCAAGACCAATTTTTTATCGTTCTTTAGATTGGCGATCGCAGGATTTACCATCATTGAGTGATAATTTAGAATCTTCTCCCCAGTCGATGTTAGGTGAACGCGGGACTTTTAGCTATTTACGAAATCCCGCAGTATTTGAATTGGAACTCCAAGCTTTGGCGAGTGTACAGCAAGCTGGCTACAGCAATGTCAACCTACTATTGCCCTTTGTGCGGACTGTGGAAGAATTTGTCTTTTGTCGTCGTAAAGTTGAGCAAGCTTTTTTAACCGAAGTGGCGCAATTTCAATTATGGATGATGGCAGAAGTGCCAAGCGTCCTATTTTTATTGCCAGAATATGTCAAAGCAGGTGTAGCCGGAATTTCTATTGGTACAAATGACCTGACCCAATTATTGCTCGGAGTGGATCGAGAACAAGGACAGCTAGCAAAAGTATTTAACGAACGTCATCCAGCAGTGATGAGTGCGATCGCTCAACTTATCCAAATGGCTCAAACTGCCGGTATCCCTTGTTCAATCTGCGGTCAAGCACCAGCCCTATATCCAGAAATCATCGATAAGTTAGTGGAATGGGGTATTACTTCCATTTCCGTGGAACCGGAAGCAGTGGAGCGAACATATCAAGCGATCGCTCGTGCTGAACAACGTCTAATCTTAGCAGCAGCACGACGAAAACTGTATTAG
- a CDS encoding MgtC/SapB family protein: protein MSNTYYLATDDWLNISFRLCIALVVGAIIGLDREIKRKPAGLRTHMLVSFGSAIFILTIMQTGGLQTSPDEISRVIERDAISRVIQGIATGIGFLGAGEIVRQSSQESQRLEIHGLTSAAAIWVSAALGIAAGCGLWQLGLIASLLTFVVLNVFKRLE from the coding sequence TTGTCAAACACTTACTACCTTGCAACTGATGATTGGCTGAATATAAGCTTCCGGCTATGCATTGCATTGGTTGTTGGAGCAATAATCGGCTTAGACCGCGAAATTAAACGCAAACCAGCCGGTTTAAGAACTCACATGCTGGTGAGTTTCGGTTCAGCCATTTTTATTTTGACAATTATGCAAACAGGAGGACTACAAACCAGTCCTGATGAAATTAGTCGGGTGATTGAGAGGGATGCAATTAGCCGGGTGATTCAGGGGATTGCAACTGGTATAGGATTTCTCGGTGCTGGAGAAATTGTGCGCCAATCTTCCCAAGAATCACAGCGACTTGAAATTCACGGACTCACGTCAGCAGCAGCTATTTGGGTTTCGGCTGCTTTGGGAATTGCTGCTGGCTGCGGTTTATGGCAGTTAGGATTAATCGCTTCTCTGCTGACTTTTGTAGTTCTCAACGTTTTTAAAAGGTTAGAATAA
- a CDS encoding NAD-dependent epimerase/dehydratase family protein, translated as MKVLVTGNQGMIGSVVEKVLRADGCEVIGFDIENGHNILNPNEISSALVDCDAVVHLAALLGKSEDMPDEIMAVNLLGTSHILSAAAEAKLKRVVFFSSVDVLGIFKGERKPDYLPLDDNHLCYPTTPYAVSKRLGEEMCRYFTDSTGIPTICLRPPGVFDEETYDFIISNRQANPDFEWNPFWEYGAFLDVRDAAEAARSALFCPNPGHVTLLLCADDISSAHRTSQEMAQSLLPEVDWRGGNEYEYEPYKALINTQLAKEILQWVPRYKWRPSSNASALQAP; from the coding sequence ATGAAAGTATTAGTTACTGGCAACCAAGGAATGATTGGTTCAGTTGTTGAAAAAGTTTTGCGTGCTGACGGATGTGAAGTGATTGGCTTTGATATAGAAAATGGTCATAATATTCTGAATCCAAATGAAATTAGTTCAGCACTTGTTGACTGTGATGCAGTTGTTCATCTTGCAGCGCTACTTGGAAAATCTGAGGATATGCCCGATGAAATAATGGCAGTGAATCTTCTCGGAACTTCGCATATTCTTTCAGCAGCAGCAGAGGCAAAACTCAAACGTGTTGTTTTCTTCAGCAGTGTTGATGTTTTGGGAATCTTTAAAGGTGAGAGAAAACCGGATTATCTTCCTTTAGATGACAATCATCTTTGTTATCCAACTACGCCTTATGCTGTTTCCAAGCGGCTTGGTGAAGAAATGTGCAGATATTTTACCGATAGCACAGGTATCCCAACTATTTGTTTGCGACCACCTGGTGTATTTGATGAAGAAACTTACGATTTTATTATTTCTAATCGACAAGCTAATCCCGATTTTGAGTGGAATCCATTTTGGGAATACGGCGCTTTTCTGGATGTGAGAGACGCCGCAGAAGCAGCGCGATCTGCTTTATTCTGCCCTAATCCTGGTCATGTTACCTTGTTACTATGCGCTGATGACATTTCTTCGGCCCATCGAACTAGTCAAGAAATGGCTCAATCTTTACTTCCTGAAGTGGATTGGCGCGGAGGTAATGAATATGAATATGAACCTTATAAAGCCTTGATTAACACCCAACTCGCTAAAGAAATCCTTCAATGGGTTCCGCGTTATAAATGGCGACCATCAAGCAATGCTTCAGCATTACAAGCTCCATAG
- a CDS encoding DUF1361 domain-containing protein, producing MKEELIARVVQVLQINMRWMTWNLFLAFIPLALSVWLFRIKRGGTWLWWLGFLVFYAFLPNAPYLLTDVIHLIDDIRTIQSVWMITLVLIPVYLLVILGGFEAYVISLINWGHYLHRIGKSHWIWRVELITHFLCAVGVYWGRFLRFNSWDFITQPDALLTKGVEEILGKQPLVIIAITFVVLAGLYWIMKRVTLGLSQRDSRIGINSERANSNTPNI from the coding sequence ATGAAAGAAGAATTGATAGCCAGAGTTGTGCAGGTATTGCAAATTAATATGAGATGGATGACTTGGAATTTATTTCTGGCTTTTATACCTTTGGCTTTGAGTGTGTGGCTATTTCGTATAAAGCGCGGTGGCACTTGGCTTTGGTGGCTAGGATTCTTAGTTTTCTACGCTTTCTTACCAAATGCACCATATTTGTTGACCGATGTAATTCATTTGATAGATGATATCCGCACGATTCAATCGGTTTGGATGATTACTTTAGTCCTCATTCCTGTATATTTGCTAGTAATTCTCGGTGGATTTGAAGCTTATGTAATATCGTTAATTAATTGGGGTCACTACTTACATCGCATCGGTAAAAGCCACTGGATTTGGCGCGTTGAGTTGATTACTCATTTTCTGTGTGCGGTTGGTGTCTATTGGGGACGATTTTTGCGTTTCAACAGTTGGGATTTTATTACTCAACCGGATGCTTTACTTACCAAAGGGGTAGAAGAAATTCTTGGGAAACAGCCCTTGGTGATTATTGCTATCACCTTTGTGGTACTTGCAGGTTTGTACTGGATTATGAAACGAGTAACTTTAGGTCTTAGTCAACGAGATAGTAGAATAGGGATAAACTCAGAACGCGCAAACTCTAACACGCCAAACATTTGA